From Caldicellulosiruptor hydrothermalis 108, a single genomic window includes:
- a CDS encoding ABC transporter substrate-binding protein translates to MSKKLKSFAWFVCFVFIFSSLVTLPSLKSNSVKAASSNQPVKTLTFFYGDSNADPHPDLFSTPIGKEITKLTGVKLKIEYLAGQDEATKIGLMLASGDLPDLIHGHQEHGKLIEAGVLVPLDNYIQKYGKYCKQIYSAKDLKRLRQKDGKIYFLSPYRNEITPDLKPDGFWLPIDLLEKAKWPKVRYWEDYQQLIRDYVKKNPTIEGKPTIGFTFITENWRFFTLENPPSYLMGYQNDGDVIVDPKTYEAKVYATMEGSKRYYKDLNKMWKEGLIDKEVFVQNYDTYLSKIAQGRVVGFYDQWWQFGYDAEASLKNAKKYNRMHVSFPVVYKGVQRARYLMIQPIGARDGISITKKCKDPVTAFKFLDTLCSLEAQKLMYWGIKGVDYSVDKNGKMYLTDKQKKQREDPVYRKKQGLGYWWVFPHAYLKLQDGNYREPGFDPEYVYKNFSPAEKKVLDAYKAKYFMQPPFTDPPLETPYGFAWEINIPADKTQVTIATQKMSEVRRKYLPQLVMAKTDADFERIWKEYLQAFEKTNYKVYEQFKTEMIRWRVKNWN, encoded by the coding sequence ATGTCAAAAAAATTAAAATCATTTGCGTGGTTTGTCTGTTTTGTGTTCATTTTTTCAAGCCTTGTTACCCTGCCAAGTTTAAAGTCTAATTCTGTGAAAGCGGCTTCAAGCAATCAACCCGTAAAGACATTGACATTTTTCTATGGAGATTCAAATGCAGACCCTCATCCAGACCTATTTAGCACTCCTATTGGTAAAGAAATTACAAAGCTCACAGGTGTAAAACTCAAAATCGAATACTTAGCAGGACAAGATGAGGCGACAAAGATTGGTCTTATGTTGGCATCTGGTGATTTACCAGATTTGATTCATGGACATCAGGAGCATGGAAAATTGATTGAAGCAGGTGTTTTGGTACCGCTGGATAACTATATCCAAAAATACGGAAAATATTGCAAACAAATTTATAGTGCAAAAGATTTGAAGCGACTAAGACAAAAAGATGGCAAAATTTATTTCTTATCACCATACAGAAACGAAATAACACCAGACTTAAAGCCAGATGGGTTCTGGCTACCAATTGATCTTCTTGAAAAGGCAAAGTGGCCAAAGGTAAGGTATTGGGAGGACTATCAGCAGCTCATTAGAGATTATGTAAAGAAAAATCCTACTATTGAGGGAAAACCAACTATCGGATTTACATTTATTACGGAAAATTGGAGATTCTTCACTTTAGAAAATCCACCTTCATATCTTATGGGGTATCAAAATGATGGTGATGTAATCGTTGACCCGAAGACATATGAAGCAAAAGTTTATGCAACAATGGAAGGTTCAAAGAGATACTACAAGGATTTGAATAAGATGTGGAAAGAAGGGCTTATTGACAAAGAAGTGTTCGTTCAAAACTATGACACATATCTTTCCAAGATTGCTCAGGGTAGAGTTGTAGGATTCTACGACCAGTGGTGGCAATTTGGATATGATGCAGAAGCTTCTTTGAAAAATGCAAAGAAATACAATAGAATGCATGTATCCTTCCCGGTTGTCTACAAAGGTGTTCAAAGAGCAAGATATCTTATGATTCAGCCAATTGGCGCAAGAGATGGTATTAGCATAACAAAGAAGTGTAAAGACCCTGTCACAGCATTTAAGTTCCTTGATACTCTGTGCTCTTTAGAAGCTCAAAAACTTATGTACTGGGGAATAAAAGGTGTTGATTACAGTGTAGACAAAAACGGAAAGATGTACCTAACAGACAAACAGAAAAAACAGAGAGAAGATCCTGTTTACAGGAAGAAACAAGGGCTTGGATACTGGTGGGTATTCCCGCATGCATATTTGAAGCTGCAGGATGGAAATTACAGAGAGCCAGGATTTGACCCAGAGTATGTATACAAGAACTTCTCACCAGCTGAAAAGAAAGTTCTCGATGCATATAAAGCTAAATATTTCATGCAACCTCCATTTACAGACCCACCGCTTGAAACACCTTATGGATTTGCATGGGAAATCAATATTCCTGCTGACAAGACACAAGTAACTATTGCAACACAGAAGATGAGTGAAGTAAGAAGAAAATATCTGCCACAGCTTGTAATGGCTAAAACAGATGCTGACTTTGAGAGAATATGGAAAGAATATTTGCAAGCATTTGAAAAGACAAATTACAAAGTATACGAGCAGTTCAAGACAGAGATGATTCGCTGGAGAGTAAAGAATTGGAACTAA
- the hisC gene encoding histidinol-phosphate transaminase, whose translation MFREVINTISPYIPGKPISEVKRELGLEKVIKLASNENPLGPSQNVKKALMQNLDELGIYPDGNCTELKLKLSKKLGVKPSQILLGAGSDEITQFIAAVFINPGDNAIMAKPSFPRYETVTKVMGGVPVELPLKDFTHDLESFYNNINERTKVIWICNPNNPTGTIVKKKELYDFIKSVPSHIAVVVDQAYKEYIDDPEYPDATEWLNEFENLIVLQTFSKIYGLASLRIGYAIASEEIIEKLNRIRPPFNVNHLAQIAASAALDDEDHVKKAKDLNKKSLEFFYKSFEEMGLPYIKSYGNFVMVDVKKDAVEVFKKLLLKGIIVRPGDIFGMPTYLRVTTGQEGDNMGFIKALKEIL comes from the coding sequence TTGTTCAGAGAAGTAATAAATACAATTTCACCCTATATCCCTGGCAAACCTATTTCTGAGGTGAAAAGAGAGCTTGGCCTTGAAAAGGTAATAAAACTTGCTTCAAATGAAAATCCTTTAGGACCATCACAAAATGTGAAAAAAGCTTTGATGCAAAACTTGGATGAACTTGGTATTTACCCGGATGGAAACTGTACAGAACTAAAACTCAAGCTTTCAAAAAAGTTGGGTGTAAAACCATCGCAGATACTTCTGGGAGCAGGTTCTGATGAAATCACTCAATTCATCGCTGCTGTATTTATCAATCCAGGGGACAACGCAATAATGGCAAAACCTTCTTTCCCACGATACGAAACAGTTACAAAAGTGATGGGCGGCGTTCCTGTAGAACTTCCATTAAAAGATTTTACACATGACTTAGAGTCTTTCTACAACAATATAAATGAAAGAACAAAGGTAATTTGGATTTGCAATCCAAACAACCCTACAGGTACAATTGTCAAGAAAAAAGAACTGTATGACTTTATAAAGTCAGTACCCTCACACATTGCGGTTGTTGTTGACCAGGCTTATAAAGAATATATAGATGACCCTGAATACCCAGATGCCACAGAGTGGCTCAATGAATTTGAAAATCTTATTGTTCTTCAGACATTTTCAAAGATCTATGGTCTTGCATCTTTAAGAATTGGATATGCAATAGCATCAGAGGAGATTATTGAAAAATTAAACAGAATAAGACCACCTTTTAATGTAAATCACTTGGCACAGATTGCAGCTTCTGCTGCCCTTGACGATGAAGATCATGTAAAAAAGGCGAAAGATCTCAACAAAAAGTCTCTTGAATTTTTCTATAAAAGCTTTGAAGAAATGGGGCTTCCTTATATAAAGTCATATGGAAATTTTGTCATGGTAGATGTAAAGAAGGATGCTGTTGAAGTGTTTAAAAAACTACTTTTAAAAGGCATAATTGTAAGACCAGGTGATATATTCGGTATGCCAACATATCTGAGAGTTACAACTGGCCAGGAAGGTGATAACATGGGATTCATAAAGGCTTTGAAAGAAATTCTATAG
- the aroF gene encoding 3-deoxy-7-phosphoheptulonate synthase — MIIVMKKDCKESDIEEVVKLITSLGLRPHISQGVERTVIGVIGDERILSDVPVELLPGVDRIIPILESYKLASRTFKPEPTVIKIKDVEIGGDSVTLIGGPCAIESYQQMFEVAEKIKRSGAKILRGGAYKPRTSPYSFQGLEEEGLKILKEAAQKYDLLVITEVISESAVDRAYDYVDIFQIGARNMQNFNLLKYVGRQDKPVLLKRGLAATIEEWLNAAEYILSEGNPNVILCERGIRTFETATRNTLDISAIPVVKEKSHLPIIVDPSHAAGKAKYVPALSKAAIAAGADGLMIEVHPNPQKALSDGPQSITPDEFDKLVKEITLIAKSIGKSV, encoded by the coding sequence ATGATTATTGTAATGAAAAAGGACTGTAAAGAGTCAGATATTGAAGAGGTTGTAAAGCTAATCACATCACTGGGCCTGCGGCCCCACATTTCACAGGGCGTTGAAAGAACTGTGATTGGTGTCATTGGCGATGAGAGAATTCTGTCTGATGTCCCTGTTGAACTTTTACCAGGTGTTGACAGAATAATACCAATCCTTGAGAGCTACAAACTCGCAAGCAGAACCTTCAAACCAGAACCTACAGTTATAAAAATTAAAGATGTAGAGATTGGCGGAGACTCAGTCACGCTTATTGGTGGTCCTTGTGCAATTGAAAGTTATCAGCAGATGTTTGAAGTTGCAGAAAAGATTAAAAGAAGCGGTGCAAAGATCCTACGTGGCGGAGCTTATAAGCCAAGAACATCTCCATATTCTTTCCAGGGTCTTGAGGAAGAAGGATTGAAAATATTAAAAGAAGCTGCACAAAAGTATGACCTTTTAGTTATAACAGAGGTAATAAGCGAAAGTGCTGTTGACAGAGCGTATGACTATGTAGATATTTTTCAAATTGGTGCAAGAAATATGCAAAATTTTAATTTGCTAAAATATGTGGGAAGACAAGACAAGCCAGTTCTTCTCAAGAGAGGGCTTGCAGCAACAATTGAAGAGTGGCTGAATGCTGCTGAATACATCTTGAGCGAAGGAAATCCAAATGTTATTCTGTGTGAAAGAGGAATAAGGACATTTGAGACAGCAACAAGAAACACTTTGGACATTTCAGCAATCCCTGTTGTGAAGGAAAAAAGCCATCTTCCAATAATAGTTGACCCGAGCCATGCAGCAGGGAAAGCAAAGTATGTTCCAGCACTTTCAAAAGCGGCAATTGCAGCAGGAGCTGATGGGCTTATGATTGAGGTCCATCCAAACCCGCAAAAGGCTCTCTCTGACGGTCCTCAGTCAATCACGCCCGATGAGTTTGACAAGCTTGTAAAAGAAATAACTTTAATAGCAAAATCAATTGGAAAGAGTGTATAG
- a CDS encoding prephenate dehydrogenase, which produces MVRERILIAGLGLIGGSLAKAFKKCGYEIHAYDINKSAVEKAICEGIVKEKIESLDEAEDEYAFSFICVPVLESIPILSKLSSKIKNGIITDVGSTKTQICKYSIEHKITNFIGGHPMAGTEKIGYEYSFDTLFNGAYYFITPTGMNRKDDIEKLKNLLQSIGCKVEEIDFELHDKITAVISHLPHVVSAGLVNMLSSSEIYCKFAGGGFKDITRISSSSPKMWADISVSNKNVLLELIEAYIELLKNFKLSLQSENYNEIYSYFEKAKLIRDKIVSDEK; this is translated from the coding sequence ATGGTGAGAGAAAGGATACTCATAGCAGGGCTTGGCCTTATTGGTGGTTCACTTGCAAAAGCTTTTAAAAAATGCGGGTATGAAATTCACGCTTATGATATAAACAAAAGTGCAGTTGAAAAAGCTATTTGTGAAGGTATTGTAAAAGAGAAGATTGAAAGTTTAGATGAGGCAGAAGATGAGTATGCCTTTAGTTTTATATGTGTCCCTGTATTAGAAAGCATACCTATTCTTAGCAAATTATCATCAAAAATCAAAAATGGAATCATAACAGATGTTGGAAGTACAAAAACTCAGATTTGCAAGTATTCCATCGAACATAAAATTACCAATTTCATCGGTGGACATCCCATGGCAGGCACTGAAAAGATAGGTTATGAATATTCATTTGATACACTCTTTAATGGTGCATACTACTTCATAACCCCAACAGGGATGAATAGAAAAGATGATATTGAAAAGCTTAAGAATCTTTTGCAATCAATAGGATGCAAGGTTGAGGAGATTGACTTTGAACTTCATGACAAAATAACAGCTGTTATTTCACACCTTCCGCATGTTGTGTCTGCAGGGCTTGTGAATATGTTAAGTAGTAGTGAGATATATTGCAAATTTGCTGGAGGAGGGTTTAAAGATATAACCCGTATCTCCTCCTCCAGTCCAAAAATGTGGGCAGATATATCAGTCTCAAACAAGAACGTGTTGCTTGAACTTATTGAGGCTTATATTGAACTTCTGAAAAACTTTAAATTAAGTTTGCAAAGTGAAAACTATAATGAAATTTACTCTTATTTTGAAAAAGCAAAATTAATTAGAGATAAGATTGTGAGTGATGAAAAGTGA
- the aroA gene encoding 3-phosphoshikimate 1-carboxyvinyltransferase: MNVKIDGRRKINSNVIVPPDKSISHRSIMIGSLAKGVTEIENFLFSDDCLATINCFKNLGTDIEIRNDKIIVKGNGFALSAPKQILDCQNSGTTTRLLLGILSTQEFESILTGDSSLQKRPMKRVTVPLSQMGAEFEFLEKEDFLPIKVKGSKVLKPIEYTLPIPSAQVKSALIFASLRAEGKSILKESPKSRDHTELMLKHAGANIKSWEEDGVYTVEILPSQLSSIKIKIPSDISSAAFFIVLALICEGSSVVIENCILNPTRTGIIDVLKQMGADISIEDVENRNGELVGKIVARSSNLKGVTVNKDDIPRIIDEIPILAVAAAFAEGKTTIDNASELRVKESDRIKTTAQMLKSFGADCYELEDGLKIIGSRERLKSAIVNSYKDHRIAMAASIMACAVEGESTILDAECASISFPNFYDILFSSTKKI, from the coding sequence GTGAATGTTAAGATAGACGGAAGAAGAAAAATAAACTCAAATGTAATTGTTCCGCCTGACAAGTCAATATCCCACAGAAGTATCATGATTGGAAGCTTGGCAAAAGGTGTGACAGAGATAGAAAACTTTCTCTTTTCGGATGATTGCTTGGCGACCATCAATTGTTTCAAAAATCTTGGCACTGACATAGAAATTCGAAATGACAAAATAATTGTTAAAGGAAATGGCTTTGCTCTTAGTGCTCCAAAACAGATACTGGACTGCCAAAATTCAGGAACAACCACAAGACTTCTTCTTGGGATTTTGTCAACCCAGGAATTTGAATCTATTTTGACAGGTGACAGCTCCCTTCAAAAAAGACCAATGAAAAGGGTCACAGTGCCTCTTTCCCAAATGGGAGCTGAGTTTGAGTTTTTAGAAAAAGAAGATTTTCTACCTATTAAGGTAAAAGGCAGCAAAGTCTTGAAACCGATTGAATATACCTTACCTATTCCAAGTGCGCAGGTAAAATCTGCATTGATTTTTGCGTCTTTAAGAGCTGAAGGCAAAAGTATTTTAAAAGAGAGTCCTAAGTCAAGAGACCACACAGAACTGATGTTAAAACATGCGGGAGCAAATATAAAAAGTTGGGAAGAAGATGGGGTATATACAGTAGAGATACTGCCAAGTCAACTTTCCAGCATAAAGATAAAAATTCCATCAGATATATCATCTGCAGCATTTTTTATTGTTCTTGCACTAATATGCGAAGGTAGCTCAGTGGTAATTGAAAACTGTATTTTAAACCCAACAAGAACAGGTATAATTGATGTTCTAAAACAGATGGGTGCTGATATTAGCATTGAAGATGTGGAAAATAGAAATGGAGAGCTTGTGGGAAAAATAGTTGCAAGAAGCAGCAACCTAAAAGGAGTAACGGTGAACAAAGACGATATTCCCCGCATCATAGACGAAATACCTATTTTGGCAGTTGCAGCGGCATTTGCCGAAGGTAAAACCACAATCGATAACGCTTCAGAACTGAGAGTAAAAGAAAGTGACAGGATAAAGACAACAGCTCAGATGCTGAAAAGTTTTGGAGCTGATTGCTATGAACTTGAAGACGGACTTAAGATAATAGGCTCAAGGGAAAGACTCAAAAGTGCAATTGTAAACTCGTATAAAGACCACAGAATAGCAATGGCAGCATCTATCATGGCGTGTGCAGTCGAGGGCGAGAGTACCATTTTGGATGCAGAGTGTGCATCAATCTCTTTTCCAAACTTTTACGACATTCTTTTTTCGTCAACAAAAAAGATATAA
- a CDS encoding DeoR/GlpR family DNA-binding transcription regulator, with protein MLAIERRQKIMAMLNENKSVLVPELAKLFNVTEETIRRDLEKLEKEGLLKRTYGGAVLVENYNVDIPFEFRNVTNIEGKKQIALSLIKYIEDGDTLVMDSSTSALQVAKLLKTKKKITVITNSEQIINELKVFEDTIKVISTGGTLRNKSLSLVGPIAEQTLRSLNANKAIISCKGFDIEKGFTESNELEAQVKKLMIEIADKVYMIADHTKINKTALVNIATLDDVDFIFTDKILPPSQENAIREKNVEIVYC; from the coding sequence GCTCAACGAAAACAAGAGCGTTCTTGTTCCTGAGCTTGCAAAGCTTTTCAATGTTACAGAAGAGACAATAAGGCGTGACCTTGAAAAGCTTGAAAAAGAAGGCCTTTTGAAAAGAACGTATGGCGGGGCGGTATTGGTCGAGAATTACAATGTTGATATTCCTTTCGAGTTTAGAAATGTTACAAACATAGAGGGTAAAAAGCAGATAGCACTGAGCTTGATAAAGTACATCGAGGATGGCGATACTCTTGTTATGGACTCGAGCACATCTGCACTTCAGGTTGCAAAGCTTTTGAAAACAAAAAAGAAAATTACTGTCATTACAAACTCAGAGCAGATAATCAATGAGCTAAAAGTTTTTGAAGACACAATAAAGGTTATTTCAACTGGAGGAACACTGCGAAACAAATCTTTATCGCTTGTTGGACCAATAGCTGAGCAGACTTTAAGGAGCTTAAATGCAAACAAAGCAATAATATCCTGTAAAGGTTTTGACATTGAGAAAGGATTTACAGAGTCAAACGAGCTTGAAGCTCAGGTCAAAAAGCTCATGATTGAGATAGCAGACAAGGTTTACATGATAGCAGACCACACGAAGATAAACAAGACAGCTTTAGTTAACATTGCAACACTTGACGATGTCGATTTCATCTTTACAGACAAGATACTGCCGCCAAGCCAGGAAAATGCAATCAGAGAGAAAAATGTAGAGATTGTATATTGCTAA